From Jaculus jaculus isolate mJacJac1 chromosome 19, mJacJac1.mat.Y.cur, whole genome shotgun sequence, a single genomic window includes:
- the Ampd2 gene encoding AMP deaminase 2 isoform X3: MASEARGGLGASPLQSARSLPGPAPCLKHFPLDLRTSMDGKCKEIAEELFSRSLAESELRSAPYEFPEESPIEQLEERRQRLERQISQDVKLEPDILLRAKQDFLKTDSDSDLQLYKEQSEGQGDRGLWERDGVLEREFQRVSISGEEKCGVPFTDLLDAAKSVVRALFIREKYMALSLQSFCPTTRRHLQQLAEKPLETRTYEQSPDTPVSADAPVHPPALEQHPYEHCEPSTMPGDLGLGLRMVRGVVHVYTRREPDEHCPEVELPYPDLQEFVADVNVLMALIINGPIKSFCYRRLQYLSSKFQMHVLLNEMKELAAQKKVPHRDFYNIRKVDTHIHASSCMNQKHLLRFIKRAMKRHLDEIVHVEQGREQTLREVFESMNLTAYDLSVDTLDVHADRNTFHRFDKFNAKYNPIGESVLREIFIKTDNRVSGKYFAHIIKEVMSDLEESKYQNAELRLSIYGRSRDEWDKLARWAVMHRVHSPNVRWLVQVPRLFDVYRTKGQLANFQEMLENIFLPLFEATVHPASHPELHLFLEHVDGFDSVDDESKPENHVFNLESPLPEAWVEEDNPPYAYYLYYTFANMAMLNHLRRQRGFHTFVLRPHCGEAGPIHHLVSAFMLAENISHGLLLRKAPVLQYLYYLAQIGIAMSPLSNNSLFLSYHRNPLPEYLSRGLMVSLSTDDPLQFHFTKEPLMEEYSIATQVWKLSSCDMCELARNSVLMSGFSHKVKSHWLGPNYTKEGPEGNDIRRTNVPDIRVGYRHETLCQELALITQAVQSEMLETIPEEVGITISPGP, encoded by the exons ATGGCCTCCG AGGCTCGGGGTGGTCTGGGGGCCTCTCCGCTACAGTCTGCCCGATCCCTGCCGGGCCCCGCCCCCTGCCTCAAGCACTTCCCGCTCGACCTTCGCACGTCTATGGATGGCAAATGCAAGGAGATTGCCGAG gAGCTGTTTAGCCGCTCACTGGCCGAGAGTGAGCTCCGCAGTGCCCCGTATGAGTTCCCGGAGGAGAGCCCCATTGAGCAGCTGGAGGAGCGGCGACAGCGGCTGGAGCGGCAGATCAGCCAGGATGTCAA GCTGGAACCGGACATCCTGCTTCGGGCTAAGCAAGATTTCCTGAAGACAGACAGTGACTCGGACCTACA GCTGTATAAGGAGCAGAGTGAAGGGCAGGGGGACAGAGGCCTGTGGGAACGTGATGGGGTGCTGGAGCGGGAATTTCAGCGCGTCTCCATCTCTGGGGAGGAGAAGTGTGGG GTGCCATTCACAGATTTGCTGGACGCCGCCAAGAGCGTGGTGCGGGCGCTCTTCATCCGGGAGAAGTACATGGCCCTGTCACTGCAGAGCTTCTGCCCCACCACCCGCCGCCACCTACAGCAGTTGGCTGAGAAGCCTCTGGAGACACGGACCTATGAGCAGAGCCCGGACACCCCTGTGTCTGCTG ATGCCCCGGTACACCCCCCTGCGCTGGAACAGCACCCATACGAACACTGTGAGCCAAGCACCATGCCCGGGGACCTGGGCTTGGGTCTGCGCATGGTGCGTGGTGTGGTGCACGTCTACACTCGCAGGGAACCGGATGAACA TTGCCCAGAGGTGGAGCTGCCCTACCCTGACCTGCAGGAATTTGTGGCTGATGTCAATGTGCTGATGGCCTTGATTATCAATGGCCCCAT AAAATCCTTCTGCTACCGCCGTCTGCAGTACCTGAGCTCCAagttccagatgcacgtgctgctCAACGAGATGAAGGAGCTGGCTGCCCAGAAGAAAGTGCCGCACCGCGACTTCTACAACATCCGCAAG GTGGACACACACATCCACGCCTCATCCTGCATGAACCAGAAACACCTGCTGCGTTTCATCAAGCGAGCCATGAAGCGGCACCTGGACGAGATCGTGCACGTGGAGCAGGGCCGGGAGCAGACGCTGCGGGAGGTCTTCGAGAGCATGAACCTCACCGCCTACGACCTGAGCGTGGACACGCTCGACGTGCACGCG GACCGGAACACTTTCCACCGCTTTGACAAATTCAATGCCAAATACAACCCCATCGGGGAATCTGTCCTCCGAGAGATATTCATCAAGACGGACAACAGGGTTTCCGGGAAGTACTTTGCTCACATCATCAAG GAGGTGATGTCAGACCTGGAGGAGAGCAAATACCAGAATGCGGAGCTGCGGCTGTCCATCTACGGGCGCTCTAGGGACGAGTGGGACAAGCTGGCCCGCTGGGCTGTGATGCACAGAGTGCATTCTCCCAACGTGCGCTGGCTGGTGCAGGTGCCCCGCCTCTT TGACGTGTATCGCACCAAGGGCCAGCTGGCCAACTTCCAGGAGATGCTGGAGAACATCTTCCTTCCGCTGTTCGAGGCTACTGTGCACCCTGCCAGCCACCCTGAGCTGCACCTTTTCCTGGAGCAT GTGGATGGTTTTGACAGTGTGGATGATGAATCCAAGCCAGAGAACCACGTCTTCAATCTGGAAAGCCCCCTCCCTGAAGCTTGGGTGGAGGAGGACAACCCTCCCTACGCGTACTACCTTTATTACACCTTCGCCAACATGGCCATGTTGAACCACCTGCGCAG GCAGCGGGGTTTCCACACGTTTGTGCTGAGGCCACACTGCGGGGAGGCTGGGCCCATCCATCACCTGGTATCAGCCTTCATGTTGGCCGAGAACATCTCCCACGGGCTGCTTCTGCGCAAG GCGCCAGTCCTGCAGTACCTGTATTACCTGGCCCAGATTGGCATCGCCATGTCTCCACTCAGCAACAATAGCCTCTTCCTCAGCTACCACCGGAACCCTCTACCCGAGTACCTGTCGCGTGGCCTCATGGTCTCCCTGTCCACAGATGACCCTCTGCAGTTTCACTTCACCAAG GAGCCGCTGATGGAAGAATACAGCATTGCCACCCAGGTGTGGAAGCTTAGCTCCTGTGACATGTGCGAGCTGGCCCGCAACAGCGTGCTCATGAGTGGCTTCTCCCACAAG GTAAAGAGCCACTGGCTAGGACCCAACTACACCAAGGAGGGCCCTGAGGGCAATGACATCCGCCGCACCAATGTGCCGGACATCCGCGTGGGCTACCGTCACGAGACCCTGTGCCAGGAGCTGGCGCTCATCACACAGGCCGTCCAGAGTGAAATGCTGGAGACCATCCCAGAGGAGGTGGGCATCACCATAAGCCCGGGGCCTTAG
- the Ampd2 gene encoding AMP deaminase 2 isoform X1, translating into MASYPSGHGKAKAKYPFKKRASLQASAAVPEARGGLGASPLQSARSLPGPAPCLKHFPLDLRTSMDGKCKEIAEELFSRSLAESELRSAPYEFPEESPIEQLEERRQRLERQISQDVKLEPDILLRAKQDFLKTDSDSDLQLYKEQSEGQGDRGLWERDGVLEREFQRVSISGEEKCGVPFTDLLDAAKSVVRALFIREKYMALSLQSFCPTTRRHLQQLAEKPLETRTYEQSPDTPVSADAPVHPPALEQHPYEHCEPSTMPGDLGLGLRMVRGVVHVYTRREPDEHCPEVELPYPDLQEFVADVNVLMALIINGPIKSFCYRRLQYLSSKFQMHVLLNEMKELAAQKKVPHRDFYNIRKVDTHIHASSCMNQKHLLRFIKRAMKRHLDEIVHVEQGREQTLREVFESMNLTAYDLSVDTLDVHADRNTFHRFDKFNAKYNPIGESVLREIFIKTDNRVSGKYFAHIIKEVMSDLEESKYQNAELRLSIYGRSRDEWDKLARWAVMHRVHSPNVRWLVQVPRLFDVYRTKGQLANFQEMLENIFLPLFEATVHPASHPELHLFLEHVDGFDSVDDESKPENHVFNLESPLPEAWVEEDNPPYAYYLYYTFANMAMLNHLRRQRGFHTFVLRPHCGEAGPIHHLVSAFMLAENISHGLLLRKAPVLQYLYYLAQIGIAMSPLSNNSLFLSYHRNPLPEYLSRGLMVSLSTDDPLQFHFTKEPLMEEYSIATQVWKLSSCDMCELARNSVLMSGFSHKVKSHWLGPNYTKEGPEGNDIRRTNVPDIRVGYRHETLCQELALITQAVQSEMLETIPEEVGITISPGP; encoded by the exons ATGGCATCCTATCCTTCTGGGCACGGCAAGGCCAAGGCCAAATATCCCTTTAAGAAGCGAGCCAGCCTGCAGGCTTCCGCTGCTGTTCCAG AGGCTCGGGGTGGTCTGGGGGCCTCTCCGCTACAGTCTGCCCGATCCCTGCCGGGCCCCGCCCCCTGCCTCAAGCACTTCCCGCTCGACCTTCGCACGTCTATGGATGGCAAATGCAAGGAGATTGCCGAG gAGCTGTTTAGCCGCTCACTGGCCGAGAGTGAGCTCCGCAGTGCCCCGTATGAGTTCCCGGAGGAGAGCCCCATTGAGCAGCTGGAGGAGCGGCGACAGCGGCTGGAGCGGCAGATCAGCCAGGATGTCAA GCTGGAACCGGACATCCTGCTTCGGGCTAAGCAAGATTTCCTGAAGACAGACAGTGACTCGGACCTACA GCTGTATAAGGAGCAGAGTGAAGGGCAGGGGGACAGAGGCCTGTGGGAACGTGATGGGGTGCTGGAGCGGGAATTTCAGCGCGTCTCCATCTCTGGGGAGGAGAAGTGTGGG GTGCCATTCACAGATTTGCTGGACGCCGCCAAGAGCGTGGTGCGGGCGCTCTTCATCCGGGAGAAGTACATGGCCCTGTCACTGCAGAGCTTCTGCCCCACCACCCGCCGCCACCTACAGCAGTTGGCTGAGAAGCCTCTGGAGACACGGACCTATGAGCAGAGCCCGGACACCCCTGTGTCTGCTG ATGCCCCGGTACACCCCCCTGCGCTGGAACAGCACCCATACGAACACTGTGAGCCAAGCACCATGCCCGGGGACCTGGGCTTGGGTCTGCGCATGGTGCGTGGTGTGGTGCACGTCTACACTCGCAGGGAACCGGATGAACA TTGCCCAGAGGTGGAGCTGCCCTACCCTGACCTGCAGGAATTTGTGGCTGATGTCAATGTGCTGATGGCCTTGATTATCAATGGCCCCAT AAAATCCTTCTGCTACCGCCGTCTGCAGTACCTGAGCTCCAagttccagatgcacgtgctgctCAACGAGATGAAGGAGCTGGCTGCCCAGAAGAAAGTGCCGCACCGCGACTTCTACAACATCCGCAAG GTGGACACACACATCCACGCCTCATCCTGCATGAACCAGAAACACCTGCTGCGTTTCATCAAGCGAGCCATGAAGCGGCACCTGGACGAGATCGTGCACGTGGAGCAGGGCCGGGAGCAGACGCTGCGGGAGGTCTTCGAGAGCATGAACCTCACCGCCTACGACCTGAGCGTGGACACGCTCGACGTGCACGCG GACCGGAACACTTTCCACCGCTTTGACAAATTCAATGCCAAATACAACCCCATCGGGGAATCTGTCCTCCGAGAGATATTCATCAAGACGGACAACAGGGTTTCCGGGAAGTACTTTGCTCACATCATCAAG GAGGTGATGTCAGACCTGGAGGAGAGCAAATACCAGAATGCGGAGCTGCGGCTGTCCATCTACGGGCGCTCTAGGGACGAGTGGGACAAGCTGGCCCGCTGGGCTGTGATGCACAGAGTGCATTCTCCCAACGTGCGCTGGCTGGTGCAGGTGCCCCGCCTCTT TGACGTGTATCGCACCAAGGGCCAGCTGGCCAACTTCCAGGAGATGCTGGAGAACATCTTCCTTCCGCTGTTCGAGGCTACTGTGCACCCTGCCAGCCACCCTGAGCTGCACCTTTTCCTGGAGCAT GTGGATGGTTTTGACAGTGTGGATGATGAATCCAAGCCAGAGAACCACGTCTTCAATCTGGAAAGCCCCCTCCCTGAAGCTTGGGTGGAGGAGGACAACCCTCCCTACGCGTACTACCTTTATTACACCTTCGCCAACATGGCCATGTTGAACCACCTGCGCAG GCAGCGGGGTTTCCACACGTTTGTGCTGAGGCCACACTGCGGGGAGGCTGGGCCCATCCATCACCTGGTATCAGCCTTCATGTTGGCCGAGAACATCTCCCACGGGCTGCTTCTGCGCAAG GCGCCAGTCCTGCAGTACCTGTATTACCTGGCCCAGATTGGCATCGCCATGTCTCCACTCAGCAACAATAGCCTCTTCCTCAGCTACCACCGGAACCCTCTACCCGAGTACCTGTCGCGTGGCCTCATGGTCTCCCTGTCCACAGATGACCCTCTGCAGTTTCACTTCACCAAG GAGCCGCTGATGGAAGAATACAGCATTGCCACCCAGGTGTGGAAGCTTAGCTCCTGTGACATGTGCGAGCTGGCCCGCAACAGCGTGCTCATGAGTGGCTTCTCCCACAAG GTAAAGAGCCACTGGCTAGGACCCAACTACACCAAGGAGGGCCCTGAGGGCAATGACATCCGCCGCACCAATGTGCCGGACATCCGCGTGGGCTACCGTCACGAGACCCTGTGCCAGGAGCTGGCGCTCATCACACAGGCCGTCCAGAGTGAAATGCTGGAGACCATCCCAGAGGAGGTGGGCATCACCATAAGCCCGGGGCCTTAG
- the Ampd2 gene encoding AMP deaminase 2 isoform X4, producing MDGKCKEIAEELFSRSLAESELRSAPYEFPEESPIEQLEERRQRLERQISQDVKLEPDILLRAKQDFLKTDSDSDLQLYKEQSEGQGDRGLWERDGVLEREFQRVSISGEEKCGVPFTDLLDAAKSVVRALFIREKYMALSLQSFCPTTRRHLQQLAEKPLETRTYEQSPDTPVSADAPVHPPALEQHPYEHCEPSTMPGDLGLGLRMVRGVVHVYTRREPDEHCPEVELPYPDLQEFVADVNVLMALIINGPIKSFCYRRLQYLSSKFQMHVLLNEMKELAAQKKVPHRDFYNIRKVDTHIHASSCMNQKHLLRFIKRAMKRHLDEIVHVEQGREQTLREVFESMNLTAYDLSVDTLDVHADRNTFHRFDKFNAKYNPIGESVLREIFIKTDNRVSGKYFAHIIKEVMSDLEESKYQNAELRLSIYGRSRDEWDKLARWAVMHRVHSPNVRWLVQVPRLFDVYRTKGQLANFQEMLENIFLPLFEATVHPASHPELHLFLEHVDGFDSVDDESKPENHVFNLESPLPEAWVEEDNPPYAYYLYYTFANMAMLNHLRRQRGFHTFVLRPHCGEAGPIHHLVSAFMLAENISHGLLLRKAPVLQYLYYLAQIGIAMSPLSNNSLFLSYHRNPLPEYLSRGLMVSLSTDDPLQFHFTKEPLMEEYSIATQVWKLSSCDMCELARNSVLMSGFSHKVKSHWLGPNYTKEGPEGNDIRRTNVPDIRVGYRHETLCQELALITQAVQSEMLETIPEEVGITISPGP from the exons ATGGATGGCAAATGCAAGGAGATTGCCGAG gAGCTGTTTAGCCGCTCACTGGCCGAGAGTGAGCTCCGCAGTGCCCCGTATGAGTTCCCGGAGGAGAGCCCCATTGAGCAGCTGGAGGAGCGGCGACAGCGGCTGGAGCGGCAGATCAGCCAGGATGTCAA GCTGGAACCGGACATCCTGCTTCGGGCTAAGCAAGATTTCCTGAAGACAGACAGTGACTCGGACCTACA GCTGTATAAGGAGCAGAGTGAAGGGCAGGGGGACAGAGGCCTGTGGGAACGTGATGGGGTGCTGGAGCGGGAATTTCAGCGCGTCTCCATCTCTGGGGAGGAGAAGTGTGGG GTGCCATTCACAGATTTGCTGGACGCCGCCAAGAGCGTGGTGCGGGCGCTCTTCATCCGGGAGAAGTACATGGCCCTGTCACTGCAGAGCTTCTGCCCCACCACCCGCCGCCACCTACAGCAGTTGGCTGAGAAGCCTCTGGAGACACGGACCTATGAGCAGAGCCCGGACACCCCTGTGTCTGCTG ATGCCCCGGTACACCCCCCTGCGCTGGAACAGCACCCATACGAACACTGTGAGCCAAGCACCATGCCCGGGGACCTGGGCTTGGGTCTGCGCATGGTGCGTGGTGTGGTGCACGTCTACACTCGCAGGGAACCGGATGAACA TTGCCCAGAGGTGGAGCTGCCCTACCCTGACCTGCAGGAATTTGTGGCTGATGTCAATGTGCTGATGGCCTTGATTATCAATGGCCCCAT AAAATCCTTCTGCTACCGCCGTCTGCAGTACCTGAGCTCCAagttccagatgcacgtgctgctCAACGAGATGAAGGAGCTGGCTGCCCAGAAGAAAGTGCCGCACCGCGACTTCTACAACATCCGCAAG GTGGACACACACATCCACGCCTCATCCTGCATGAACCAGAAACACCTGCTGCGTTTCATCAAGCGAGCCATGAAGCGGCACCTGGACGAGATCGTGCACGTGGAGCAGGGCCGGGAGCAGACGCTGCGGGAGGTCTTCGAGAGCATGAACCTCACCGCCTACGACCTGAGCGTGGACACGCTCGACGTGCACGCG GACCGGAACACTTTCCACCGCTTTGACAAATTCAATGCCAAATACAACCCCATCGGGGAATCTGTCCTCCGAGAGATATTCATCAAGACGGACAACAGGGTTTCCGGGAAGTACTTTGCTCACATCATCAAG GAGGTGATGTCAGACCTGGAGGAGAGCAAATACCAGAATGCGGAGCTGCGGCTGTCCATCTACGGGCGCTCTAGGGACGAGTGGGACAAGCTGGCCCGCTGGGCTGTGATGCACAGAGTGCATTCTCCCAACGTGCGCTGGCTGGTGCAGGTGCCCCGCCTCTT TGACGTGTATCGCACCAAGGGCCAGCTGGCCAACTTCCAGGAGATGCTGGAGAACATCTTCCTTCCGCTGTTCGAGGCTACTGTGCACCCTGCCAGCCACCCTGAGCTGCACCTTTTCCTGGAGCAT GTGGATGGTTTTGACAGTGTGGATGATGAATCCAAGCCAGAGAACCACGTCTTCAATCTGGAAAGCCCCCTCCCTGAAGCTTGGGTGGAGGAGGACAACCCTCCCTACGCGTACTACCTTTATTACACCTTCGCCAACATGGCCATGTTGAACCACCTGCGCAG GCAGCGGGGTTTCCACACGTTTGTGCTGAGGCCACACTGCGGGGAGGCTGGGCCCATCCATCACCTGGTATCAGCCTTCATGTTGGCCGAGAACATCTCCCACGGGCTGCTTCTGCGCAAG GCGCCAGTCCTGCAGTACCTGTATTACCTGGCCCAGATTGGCATCGCCATGTCTCCACTCAGCAACAATAGCCTCTTCCTCAGCTACCACCGGAACCCTCTACCCGAGTACCTGTCGCGTGGCCTCATGGTCTCCCTGTCCACAGATGACCCTCTGCAGTTTCACTTCACCAAG GAGCCGCTGATGGAAGAATACAGCATTGCCACCCAGGTGTGGAAGCTTAGCTCCTGTGACATGTGCGAGCTGGCCCGCAACAGCGTGCTCATGAGTGGCTTCTCCCACAAG GTAAAGAGCCACTGGCTAGGACCCAACTACACCAAGGAGGGCCCTGAGGGCAATGACATCCGCCGCACCAATGTGCCGGACATCCGCGTGGGCTACCGTCACGAGACCCTGTGCCAGGAGCTGGCGCTCATCACACAGGCCGTCCAGAGTGAAATGCTGGAGACCATCCCAGAGGAGGTGGGCATCACCATAAGCCCGGGGCCTTAG
- the Gnat2 gene encoding guanine nucleotide-binding protein G(t) subunit alpha-2: protein MGSGISAEDRELAKRSKELEKKLQEDADKEAKTVKLLLLGAGESGKSTIVKQMKIIHQDGYSPEECLEFKSVIYGNVLQSILAIIRAMSTLGIDYAEPSCADYGRQLNNLADSTEEGTMPPELVEVIRKLWKDGGVQACFDRAAEYQLNDSASYYLNQLDRITDPDFLPNEQDVLRSRVKTTGIIETKFSVKDLNFRMFDVGGQRSERKKWIHCFEGVTCIIFCAALSAYDMVLVEDDEVNRMHESLHLFNSICNHKFFAATSIVLFLNKKDLFEEKIKKVHLSICFPEYDGNNSYEDAGNYIKSQFLDLNMRKDVKEIYSHMTCATDTQNVKFVFDAVTDIIIKENLKDCGLF, encoded by the exons ATGGGGAGCGGAATCAGTGCTGAGGACAGAGAACTGGCCAAGAGGTCCAAGGAGCTGGAGAAGAAGCTACAGGAGGATGCTGACAAGGAGGCCAAGACcgtcaagctgctgctgctgg GAGCTGGGGAGTCAGGAAAGAGCACTATCGTCAAACAAATGAA GATCATTCACCAGGACGGCTATTCACCAGAAGAATGCCTGGAGTTCAAGTCTGTCATCTATGGAAATGTGTTGCAATCCATCCTGGCTATCATTCGCGCCATGTCCACACTGGGCATTGACTACGCTGAGCCAAGTTGTGCG GATTATGGCCGGCAGCTCAACAACCTGGCTGACTCTACCGAAGAGGGGACAATGCCTCCAGAGCTCGTAGAGGTCATCAGGAAGCTGTGGAAGGATGGCGGAGTGCAAGCTTGCTTTGACAGAGCTGCGGAGTACCAGCTCAATGACTCGGCATCTTA CTACCTGAACCAGTTAGACCGGATCACAGACCCTGATTTCCTCCCTAATGAGCAAGATGTGCTTCGGTCCAGAGTCAAAACCACAGGCATCATTGAAACCAAGTTTTCTGTCAAAGACTTGAATTTTAG GATGTTTGATGTGGGAGGACAGaggtcagagagaaagaagtggatcCACTGCTTTGAGGGAGTAACCTGCATCATTTTCTGCGCTGCTCTCAGTGCCTACGACATGGTGCTGGTGGAAGATGACGAGGTG AATCGCATGCATGAGTCTTTGCACCTGTTCAACAGCATATGTAATCACAAGTTCTTTGCTGCCACTTCCATTGTTCTCTTTCTCAACAAGAAGGACCTCTTCGAGGAGAAAATCAAGAAAGTCCATCTCAGTATTTGTTTTCCAGAGTACGATG GGAACAACTCCTATGAGGACGCAGGGAATTATATCAAGAGCCAGTTCCTTGACCTTAATATGAGAAAAGATGTCAAAGAAATCTACAGTCACATGACCTGTGCCACAGACACACAGAATGTCAAATTTGTGTTTGATGCAGTTACAGATATTATCATCAAAGAAAACCTCAAGGACTGTGGGCTCTTCTAA
- the Ampd2 gene encoding AMP deaminase 2 isoform X2 codes for MWQSQAPAGAAPSSLSPWPQPWHPILLGTARPRPNIPLRSEPACRLPLLFQELFSRSLAESELRSAPYEFPEESPIEQLEERRQRLERQISQDVKLEPDILLRAKQDFLKTDSDSDLQLYKEQSEGQGDRGLWERDGVLEREFQRVSISGEEKCGVPFTDLLDAAKSVVRALFIREKYMALSLQSFCPTTRRHLQQLAEKPLETRTYEQSPDTPVSADAPVHPPALEQHPYEHCEPSTMPGDLGLGLRMVRGVVHVYTRREPDEHCPEVELPYPDLQEFVADVNVLMALIINGPIKSFCYRRLQYLSSKFQMHVLLNEMKELAAQKKVPHRDFYNIRKVDTHIHASSCMNQKHLLRFIKRAMKRHLDEIVHVEQGREQTLREVFESMNLTAYDLSVDTLDVHADRNTFHRFDKFNAKYNPIGESVLREIFIKTDNRVSGKYFAHIIKEVMSDLEESKYQNAELRLSIYGRSRDEWDKLARWAVMHRVHSPNVRWLVQVPRLFDVYRTKGQLANFQEMLENIFLPLFEATVHPASHPELHLFLEHVDGFDSVDDESKPENHVFNLESPLPEAWVEEDNPPYAYYLYYTFANMAMLNHLRRQRGFHTFVLRPHCGEAGPIHHLVSAFMLAENISHGLLLRKAPVLQYLYYLAQIGIAMSPLSNNSLFLSYHRNPLPEYLSRGLMVSLSTDDPLQFHFTKEPLMEEYSIATQVWKLSSCDMCELARNSVLMSGFSHKVKSHWLGPNYTKEGPEGNDIRRTNVPDIRVGYRHETLCQELALITQAVQSEMLETIPEEVGITISPGP; via the exons ATGTGGCAGAGCCAGGCCCCAGCCGGTGCTGCTCCGTCTTCGCTGTCGCCCTGGCCCCAGCCATGGCATCCTATCCTTCTGGGCACGGCAAGGCCAAGGCCAAATATCCCTTTAAGAAGCGAGCCAGCCTGCAGGCTTCCGCTGCTGTTCCAG gAGCTGTTTAGCCGCTCACTGGCCGAGAGTGAGCTCCGCAGTGCCCCGTATGAGTTCCCGGAGGAGAGCCCCATTGAGCAGCTGGAGGAGCGGCGACAGCGGCTGGAGCGGCAGATCAGCCAGGATGTCAA GCTGGAACCGGACATCCTGCTTCGGGCTAAGCAAGATTTCCTGAAGACAGACAGTGACTCGGACCTACA GCTGTATAAGGAGCAGAGTGAAGGGCAGGGGGACAGAGGCCTGTGGGAACGTGATGGGGTGCTGGAGCGGGAATTTCAGCGCGTCTCCATCTCTGGGGAGGAGAAGTGTGGG GTGCCATTCACAGATTTGCTGGACGCCGCCAAGAGCGTGGTGCGGGCGCTCTTCATCCGGGAGAAGTACATGGCCCTGTCACTGCAGAGCTTCTGCCCCACCACCCGCCGCCACCTACAGCAGTTGGCTGAGAAGCCTCTGGAGACACGGACCTATGAGCAGAGCCCGGACACCCCTGTGTCTGCTG ATGCCCCGGTACACCCCCCTGCGCTGGAACAGCACCCATACGAACACTGTGAGCCAAGCACCATGCCCGGGGACCTGGGCTTGGGTCTGCGCATGGTGCGTGGTGTGGTGCACGTCTACACTCGCAGGGAACCGGATGAACA TTGCCCAGAGGTGGAGCTGCCCTACCCTGACCTGCAGGAATTTGTGGCTGATGTCAATGTGCTGATGGCCTTGATTATCAATGGCCCCAT AAAATCCTTCTGCTACCGCCGTCTGCAGTACCTGAGCTCCAagttccagatgcacgtgctgctCAACGAGATGAAGGAGCTGGCTGCCCAGAAGAAAGTGCCGCACCGCGACTTCTACAACATCCGCAAG GTGGACACACACATCCACGCCTCATCCTGCATGAACCAGAAACACCTGCTGCGTTTCATCAAGCGAGCCATGAAGCGGCACCTGGACGAGATCGTGCACGTGGAGCAGGGCCGGGAGCAGACGCTGCGGGAGGTCTTCGAGAGCATGAACCTCACCGCCTACGACCTGAGCGTGGACACGCTCGACGTGCACGCG GACCGGAACACTTTCCACCGCTTTGACAAATTCAATGCCAAATACAACCCCATCGGGGAATCTGTCCTCCGAGAGATATTCATCAAGACGGACAACAGGGTTTCCGGGAAGTACTTTGCTCACATCATCAAG GAGGTGATGTCAGACCTGGAGGAGAGCAAATACCAGAATGCGGAGCTGCGGCTGTCCATCTACGGGCGCTCTAGGGACGAGTGGGACAAGCTGGCCCGCTGGGCTGTGATGCACAGAGTGCATTCTCCCAACGTGCGCTGGCTGGTGCAGGTGCCCCGCCTCTT TGACGTGTATCGCACCAAGGGCCAGCTGGCCAACTTCCAGGAGATGCTGGAGAACATCTTCCTTCCGCTGTTCGAGGCTACTGTGCACCCTGCCAGCCACCCTGAGCTGCACCTTTTCCTGGAGCAT GTGGATGGTTTTGACAGTGTGGATGATGAATCCAAGCCAGAGAACCACGTCTTCAATCTGGAAAGCCCCCTCCCTGAAGCTTGGGTGGAGGAGGACAACCCTCCCTACGCGTACTACCTTTATTACACCTTCGCCAACATGGCCATGTTGAACCACCTGCGCAG GCAGCGGGGTTTCCACACGTTTGTGCTGAGGCCACACTGCGGGGAGGCTGGGCCCATCCATCACCTGGTATCAGCCTTCATGTTGGCCGAGAACATCTCCCACGGGCTGCTTCTGCGCAAG GCGCCAGTCCTGCAGTACCTGTATTACCTGGCCCAGATTGGCATCGCCATGTCTCCACTCAGCAACAATAGCCTCTTCCTCAGCTACCACCGGAACCCTCTACCCGAGTACCTGTCGCGTGGCCTCATGGTCTCCCTGTCCACAGATGACCCTCTGCAGTTTCACTTCACCAAG GAGCCGCTGATGGAAGAATACAGCATTGCCACCCAGGTGTGGAAGCTTAGCTCCTGTGACATGTGCGAGCTGGCCCGCAACAGCGTGCTCATGAGTGGCTTCTCCCACAAG GTAAAGAGCCACTGGCTAGGACCCAACTACACCAAGGAGGGCCCTGAGGGCAATGACATCCGCCGCACCAATGTGCCGGACATCCGCGTGGGCTACCGTCACGAGACCCTGTGCCAGGAGCTGGCGCTCATCACACAGGCCGTCCAGAGTGAAATGCTGGAGACCATCCCAGAGGAGGTGGGCATCACCATAAGCCCGGGGCCTTAG